Proteins from a genomic interval of Pirellulales bacterium:
- a CDS encoding thioredoxin family protein codes for MRVLSSLLTCALLACAALGLQVDPADAAPPDIKWIPRIDLGQRMAVDEQKDLLIVFTGHGWCHFCTLLEDEVFKRPEFAAARDNFVLVKLNFLAGDLEQLPAEMQELQDRYAKWKEQYLISGVPVVVLADATGRPFAYTGYHKGITPASFLAHARKAQQARRQRDQLFDEARQADSDGARAQKLHEALASVAPLLSTLDERKDDPLFVFYGDVVEEIRRLDANGTAGVRKIYDDRIAALPQWRKLNEIWAQMDEDKLAKDYKRAIARLDAALPAVTDAKERLRLEWARQVFLEWDGQYEKALANARRMLADPQIDSQQRQNYLGREAYNLVNAGTLDEYSNQWARRYADAGDDAERLKLLSERANYFHGTPDVGRSISAWQEFRNAAEPNSEPWQTATLFLGQESARAGDHARAIALLTELWELFQKGDVPGTHVLLRIVEAQQAAGDREAARASLAKAEISLAAEAKQLDDPRVLDHLKSRLAKLREQAGE; via the coding sequence ATGCGCGTTCTCTCTTCCTTGCTAACCTGCGCCTTGCTTGCCTGCGCGGCCCTGGGCTTGCAGGTCGATCCGGCCGATGCGGCTCCCCCGGATATCAAGTGGATTCCGCGCATCGACCTTGGCCAGCGCATGGCGGTCGATGAGCAGAAGGACTTGCTCATTGTCTTCACAGGCCACGGCTGGTGTCACTTCTGCACGCTACTCGAAGACGAGGTTTTCAAACGGCCCGAGTTCGCCGCGGCGCGCGACAACTTCGTGCTGGTGAAGTTGAACTTTCTGGCGGGCGATCTCGAACAGTTGCCCGCGGAAATGCAGGAACTGCAGGATCGCTACGCGAAATGGAAAGAGCAGTACCTGATTTCAGGAGTGCCCGTAGTCGTGTTGGCCGATGCTACCGGGCGGCCGTTTGCATACACGGGCTATCACAAGGGGATCACGCCCGCGTCGTTCCTCGCGCATGCCCGAAAGGCGCAGCAGGCGCGGCGTCAGCGCGATCAATTGTTCGACGAAGCGCGTCAAGCCGATAGCGACGGCGCGCGTGCCCAGAAGCTGCACGAGGCGCTTGCCAGTGTGGCGCCGCTTTTGAGCACGCTGGACGAGCGCAAGGACGATCCGCTGTTTGTGTTCTATGGCGACGTGGTGGAAGAGATTCGCCGGCTCGACGCGAATGGCACCGCTGGCGTTCGCAAGATTTACGACGACCGGATCGCGGCCCTGCCCCAGTGGCGCAAGCTCAACGAGATCTGGGCCCAGATGGACGAGGACAAGCTCGCCAAGGACTACAAGCGGGCGATTGCCCGGCTCGATGCGGCGTTACCCGCCGTGACCGATGCTAAAGAGCGGTTGCGGCTGGAATGGGCACGGCAGGTATTTCTGGAATGGGATGGACAGTACGAAAAAGCGCTGGCGAATGCTCGACGGATGCTCGCCGATCCACAAATCGACAGTCAACAGCGCCAGAATTACCTCGGACGCGAGGCCTACAACCTGGTGAACGCTGGCACGCTCGACGAATACTCGAATCAATGGGCACGGCGCTATGCCGACGCTGGGGACGACGCCGAACGTTTGAAATTGCTGAGCGAACGTGCGAATTATTTTCACGGCACGCCGGACGTGGGCCGGTCGATAAGCGCCTGGCAGGAATTCCGCAACGCCGCGGAGCCCAACAGCGAACCGTGGCAGACAGCGACCCTCTTTCTTGGTCAGGAATCGGCGCGCGCCGGCGATCACGCCCGGGCGATCGCCTTATTGACCGAGCTGTGGGAGCTTTTCCAAAAGGGTGATGTGCCGGGCACGCACGTGCTACTGAGAATTGTCGAAGCGCAGCAGGCAGCGGGTGATCGCGAAGCGGCGCGCGCGTCGCTGGCCAAGGCCGAAATCTCGCTTGCGGCCGAGGCCAAACAGCTCGACGACCCTCGCGTTTTGGATCATCTGAAATCACGTCTGGCGAAGCTGCGCGAGCAAGCCGGCGAATGA